Below is a genomic region from Longimicrobium sp..
CCCGTCGTCACCGGCTCGGTGGTGGCGGTGATCGGGCTGAACCTGGCGCCGGTCGCGGTGCGCGCCATCAGCGGGAGCGGCTTCGACTCCGCCATCGGGCTGGCGACGGTGCTGGCCACGTGCGCGGTGGCCGTCTACGCGCCCGGGCTGCTGCGCCGCGTGCCGATCCTGCTGGGCGGGGTCATCGGCTACCTGCTGTACCTGGTGCTGGCCAACGGGATGGGGTTGGGGCCCGCGGTCGACTTCGCGGCGCTGCGCGATGCGGCGTGGATCGGGCTGCCCAACTTCTCGCGCCCCGTCTTCCGCTGGGACGTGGCGCTGCTCTTTGCGCCGGCGGCGCTGGTGCTGGTGGCGGAGAACCTGGGGCACGTCAAGGCGGTGGGCGCCATGACGGGGCAGTCGCTGGACCGCTACCTGGGCCGCGCCTTCCTGGGCGATGGGCTGGCGTGCATGCTGGCCGCGTCCGGCGGCGGTACGGGCGTGACGACGTACGCCGAGAACATCGGGGTGATGGCGGTGACGCGCATCTACTCGACGCTCATCTTCCTGGTGGCGGCGATGGCGGCGGTGGTGATGGGGCTGTCGCCCAAGTTCGGGGCGCTGGTGGGGACGATTCCGGGGCCGGTGCTGGGCGGGCTTTCGGTGGTGCTGTTCGGGCTGATCGCGGCGACCGGCGGGCGCATCTGGGTGCAGAACCGGGTGGACTTCTCCAATAGCCGCAACCTGGTGACGGCCGCGGTGACGCTCACCGTGGGCGCGGGCGACCTGGTGCTCAAGCTGGGCGGGTTCTCCGTCGGCGGCATCGGCACCGCGACGTTCGGGGCGATCATCATCTACCAGCTTCTGCGCGAGCCCGCGGAGCGCCACGATGCCCTGGGCACCGCGGACTCCGGCGTGGATCCCGAGACGGTGCGGGCCGCGGCACCGCACTGAGCTCCCGCGGCGTCCGGCTTACTTGATCA
It encodes:
- a CDS encoding solute carrier family 23 protein — encoded protein: MPSPTRVTFFPRWTPVASGVIGPEERLPWGQTLVVGLQHVFAMFGATVLVPILMGFDPNTSVFFSGIGTLLFFAVVGGRVPSYLGSSFAFVAVTLAATGYAGKGPNPNIGVALGGIIAAGALYAVIGLIVMATGYRWIERLMPPVVTGSVVAVIGLNLAPVAVRAISGSGFDSAIGLATVLATCAVAVYAPGLLRRVPILLGGVIGYLLYLVLANGMGLGPAVDFAALRDAAWIGLPNFSRPVFRWDVALLFAPAALVLVAENLGHVKAVGAMTGQSLDRYLGRAFLGDGLACMLAASGGGTGVTTYAENIGVMAVTRIYSTLIFLVAAMAAVVMGLSPKFGALVGTIPGPVLGGLSVVLFGLIAATGGRIWVQNRVDFSNSRNLVTAAVTLTVGAGDLVLKLGGFSVGGIGTATFGAIIIYQLLREPAERHDALGTADSGVDPETVRAAAPH